The Formosa sp. Hel1_33_131 genome window below encodes:
- a CDS encoding helix-turn-helix domain-containing protein, giving the protein MDFLNIKEQIKKKGYTYEGFGIEVGMSRGSINRIIIGSQTPSFEMLGKFADTLGIEVMDLFKPVRGDKSPKEIIDTIRGEMDNLEALCDTLAKTR; this is encoded by the coding sequence ATGGATTTTTTAAACATCAAAGAACAAATTAAAAAGAAAGGCTATACGTATGAGGGGTTTGGGATTGAAGTAGGTATGTCAAGGGGTAGCATTAATCGCATTATTATTGGTTCTCAAACACCTAGTTTTGAAATGCTCGGTAAGTTTGCGGATACTTTAGGTATAGAGGTAATGGACTTATTTAAACCCGTCAGAGGAGATAAAAGTCCTAAAGAGATTATAGATACGATAAGGGGCGAAATGGATAATTTAGAGGCACTTTGTGATACATTAGCCAAAACGCGCTAA